A window of Equus caballus isolate H_3958 breed thoroughbred chromosome 10, TB-T2T, whole genome shotgun sequence contains these coding sequences:
- the LOC100057362 gene encoding ret finger protein-like 4A, which yields MGEHFKEASRCCGCMTYLEKPMYLKCGYVCCLQCINSLRKEPNGEGLLCPFCSLVSQKKDIRPNSQLGVLVSKIKELEPQLRSALQMNPRMWKFQVDMTLDVNTANKHLIISEDLRSVRCGYFKHCWRTRADRFIYAICVLGSPRFTSGRHYWEVDVGTSKEWDVGICRDSVNRREAFVLSSDHGFWTVGSRNGDVFSASTVPLTTLLVSPRLHRVGIFLDMDIGIISFYHVSDGSHIFTFSKISAAEPLRPFFAPANPMKDDQGVLRICPMINAGTAIPPMSPGQGK from the exons ATGGGTGAACACTTCAAAGAAGCAAGCAGATGTTGTGGCTGCATGACTTATCTTGAAAAACCCATGTACCTGAAATGTGGGTATGTATGCTGCCTCCAGTGCATCAATTCACTGAGGAAGGAGCCCAACGGGGAGGGTTTATTGTGCCCCTTCTGCTCCCTGGTCTCTCAGAAGAAGGACATCAGGCCCAATAGCCAGCTGGGGGTGCTGGTGTCAAAGATCAAGGAGTTAGAGCCCCAGCTGAGAAGTGCTCTCCAGATGAACCCAAGGATGTGGAAGTTCCAAG TGGATATGACTTTGGATGTCAACACAGCCAACAAGCACCTCATCATTTCTGAGGATTTACGGAGTGTCCGCTGTGGGTATTTCAAACACTGTTGGAGGACGCGTGCTGACAGATTCATCTATGCAATTTGTGTCCTGGGCTCCCCTCGGTTCACATCTGGCCGCCATTACTGGGAGGTGGATGTGGGGACGAGCAAAGAATGGGATGTGGGGATTTGCAGAGACTCTGTTAATAGACGAGAGGCATTTGTACTGTCTTCAGATCATGGTTTCTGGACTGTGGGTTCAAGAAATGGAGATGTCTTCTCAGCCAGCACTGTGCCTTTGACTACTCTTTTGGTGAGCCCTAGGTTACATCGAGTAGGGATTTTCCTGGATATGGATATTGGGATCATTTCCTTTTATCATGTTAGTGATGGATCTCATATTTTTACGTTCAGTAAAATTTCTGCTGCAGAGCCTCTGCGTCCATTTTTTGCTCCTGCAAATCCAATGAAGGACGACCAGGGCGTCCTGAGAATCTGTCCTATGATTAATGCAGGCACAGCAATTCCTCCAATGAGTCCTGGGCAAGGAAAATGA